ATTTAAAATCTGATTTTTTTGTGGCTAAGGTTTCCACAAAATCAGTTTTAGACTCGATTTTTCCACTAGAATGTCCATACGTTAATTTATCTGAAGCTAAATTGTTAAGTACATTCCTATCTCCGGAAATCATAGCCAAACGCATCGTCTCCACTGCCTGCTCAACTTGCTTTTCTGACTTTGTTTGTGCTAATAAACTTGATGTACTCATAAGTGCT
This genomic interval from Pseudopedobacter saltans DSM 12145 contains the following:
- a CDS encoding nuclear transport factor 2 family protein — translated: MKKFITLIVVALMSTSSLLAQTKSEKQVEQAVETMRLAMISGDRNVLNNLASDKLTYGHSSGKIESKTDFVETLATKKSDFKSITLSNQTIDVQGKTAVVRHVLDADTFDGGKPGKVHLGIVLVFAKDGSNWKLLARQAFKLP